From a region of the Nonlabens dokdonensis DSW-6 genome:
- a CDS encoding Ig-like domain-containing protein — translation MFTSSCERDLSDDATLATFPKTGEIYTDSFVSMGSDFYLPFADSKPDAFSIDNEEGYQSNSSIRIDVPNAVDPNGNYAGAIFRVDGAPRDLTGFNALTFWVKASRGVSIDAIGFGQDFLGDKYQVTANNVNVDTNWSQVTIPIPDASKLIEERGAFWYAMGTQGTGGSAYIVWFDEIKFVNLATVAQPRPAISNGNDIVTNSFTGVNLLVSGLIETFSLGSGADQVVTVAPNYYNFTSSDESVATVDDLGNITVNAAGTTTITATLGSLNAAGSLTINSQGAFQLPPAPTLDASRVISIFSDVYTNVPVDYYNGFWLPGSSTGSADFSVNGDNILNYTDFNYVGTQTGNPLTDASNMTMIHFDMYVPGVIPPNFDFLISIEDWGANGIDNGGDDTRQQIFVRRNQVVADTWISIDAPLTLVNKNNIGLIIYENINGSSLRNFYLDNVYYYN, via the coding sequence ATGTTTACTTCAAGTTGTGAAAGAGATTTATCTGATGACGCAACATTGGCAACTTTCCCTAAGACTGGAGAAATCTATACAGATTCTTTTGTTAGTATGGGTAGCGATTTCTACTTGCCGTTTGCCGACTCAAAACCTGATGCCTTCTCCATCGATAATGAAGAAGGTTATCAAAGCAACTCTTCCATACGCATCGATGTCCCTAATGCCGTTGATCCTAATGGAAATTATGCAGGGGCGATTTTTAGAGTTGATGGTGCGCCTAGAGATTTGACAGGGTTCAATGCTCTTACTTTTTGGGTAAAAGCTTCAAGAGGCGTGAGTATAGATGCGATAGGTTTTGGTCAAGATTTTTTAGGTGATAAGTATCAAGTTACCGCAAACAATGTTAATGTAGATACTAACTGGTCTCAAGTAACTATACCTATTCCAGATGCCTCAAAATTAATTGAAGAACGTGGCGCCTTCTGGTATGCTATGGGAACTCAAGGGACAGGTGGTTCTGCCTATATAGTCTGGTTTGATGAGATTAAGTTTGTCAACTTAGCAACTGTAGCACAACCTAGACCAGCAATCTCAAACGGTAATGACATAGTTACTAACTCCTTTACCGGTGTAAATCTTTTAGTTAGTGGCTTGATAGAAACATTTAGTTTAGGATCAGGTGCAGATCAAGTGGTAACAGTTGCGCCTAACTATTATAATTTCACCTCTTCAGATGAGAGCGTAGCAACGGTAGACGATTTAGGAAATATTACCGTAAATGCTGCTGGAACAACAACAATTACAGCAACTTTAGGTAGTTTAAATGCCGCTGGATCTTTAACGATCAATTCACAAGGGGCTTTTCAATTGCCACCAGCACCTACTTTAGACGCTAGTAGGGTAATTTCTATTTTTAGCGATGTATATACTAATGTTCCTGTGGACTATTATAATGGGTTTTGGTTACCAGGATCTTCAACCGGTTCTGCAGATTTTTCTGTAAACGGAGACAATATCTTAAATTATACAGACTTCAATTATGTAGGTACTCAAACTGGAAACCCACTTACGGACGCTTCTAACATGACTATGATCCATTTTGATATGTATGTACCAGGAGTCATACCTCCTAATTTTGATTTTCTTATCTCTATCGAGGATTGGGGTGCAAATGGTATCGATAACGGTGGCGATGACACCAGACAGCAAATATTTGTGCGTCGCAATCAAGTAGTTGCTGATACTTGGATTTCTATCGACGCACCTTTAACTTTAGTAAATAAGAATAATATCGGTTTAATTATATATGAAAATATCAATGGTTCCTCATTGAGAAATTTTTATTTAGACAATGTCTATTATTATAATTAG
- a CDS encoding glycoside hydrolase family 16 protein, translated as MKNINNRMILRNAIRICSVVSLLIVVSCNPDETQVVAELNNLVMQDEFDVEGAPNSALWTYDIGTGDNGWGNNELQYYTDRTENVTVENGMLLITANREQFNGSSYTSARIKTEGLFEQAYGRFEARIQLPYGKGYWPAFWLLGNDCDQNPWPQCGEIDIMEYLGDAPTSIFGTVHGPGFSAGESISKEYVLENDRFDTGFHVFGIEWGPDYINYYVDNVLYNQITKADVLEETDGQGEWVFDHPFYIILNVAIGGNLPGSPDAETVFPQTMLVDYVRVYQ; from the coding sequence ATGAAAAATATAAATAATAGAATGATTTTAAGAAACGCCATAAGAATTTGCTCAGTTGTATCATTATTAATAGTAGTGAGCTGTAATCCTGACGAGACTCAAGTAGTTGCCGAACTTAATAATTTAGTAATGCAAGACGAGTTTGATGTAGAAGGCGCTCCTAATAGTGCATTATGGACTTATGATATAGGTACTGGTGATAATGGTTGGGGAAATAACGAGCTACAATATTATACCGATAGAACAGAAAATGTAACAGTAGAAAATGGAATGCTTTTAATCACTGCAAATCGTGAGCAGTTTAATGGCTCTTCTTACACATCAGCAAGAATTAAAACAGAAGGTCTGTTTGAACAAGCTTATGGAAGATTTGAAGCTCGTATTCAACTTCCTTACGGTAAAGGCTACTGGCCAGCATTCTGGTTGTTAGGCAATGATTGTGATCAGAATCCATGGCCTCAATGTGGAGAAATTGATATCATGGAATACTTAGGCGATGCACCTACTTCTATCTTTGGCACGGTACACGGACCAGGATTCTCAGCGGGAGAGTCTATTTCAAAGGAATACGTTTTAGAAAATGACCGTTTTGATACAGGTTTTCACGTATTTGGTATAGAATGGGGTCCTGATTATATCAATTATTATGTAGATAATGTGCTTTATAATCAAATCACAAAAGCTGATGTTCTAGAAGAAACTGATGGACAAGGAGAATGGGTTTTTGACCATCCATTTTATATAATTCTTAATGTTGCGATAGGCGGAAACTTACCAGGATCTCCTGATGCCGAAACTGTATTCCCTCAAACCATGCTAGTTGATTATGTAAGAGTATATCAATAA
- a CDS encoding PKD domain-containing protein: MKNIFKTITTLFLVVFAMGCSDEDPLFSQSFSAGFTQTINQSTGTVRFINTSFDANSYAWDFGDGTTSTLINPIKVYTMGGTYTVRLQVTNNKGATAQFEDVIVINEQFNGGLLVNGDFENGNTAWIQGVDDNNPAPIVTVGANTFYQTNVTNPNPSQPFLVNVSQKVEITQGSTYILTFDAWSDVNRDIIAGIGLSGGSFANTVQTVSINDIQQQYQLTLIAAGFGASDARVLFDLNGQAGLVNIDNVSLVLQ, from the coding sequence ATGAAAAATATATTTAAAACAATTACAACATTATTTCTTGTAGTTTTTGCTATGGGTTGTAGTGATGAAGATCCTCTTTTCTCACAGAGTTTCTCAGCTGGATTTACACAAACTATTAATCAGTCTACTGGAACTGTGCGATTCATTAATACATCCTTTGACGCAAATTCTTATGCTTGGGATTTTGGAGATGGAACAACTTCTACATTGATTAATCCTATCAAGGTTTACACTATGGGCGGCACTTACACAGTACGTTTGCAGGTAACCAATAACAAAGGTGCTACAGCTCAATTTGAAGATGTGATAGTAATTAATGAGCAGTTTAACGGAGGCTTATTAGTTAATGGAGATTTTGAAAATGGAAACACGGCTTGGATTCAAGGAGTAGACGATAATAATCCTGCGCCAATCGTGACCGTTGGAGCTAATACTTTTTATCAAACTAATGTGACTAACCCCAATCCATCACAGCCATTTTTAGTAAATGTGAGTCAAAAAGTAGAGATTACTCAAGGATCAACTTACATATTGACTTTTGACGCTTGGTCAGATGTTAATAGAGATATCATAGCTGGAATAGGACTAAGTGGTGGCAGTTTTGCAAATACTGTTCAAACAGTGAGTATCAATGACATTCAACAACAGTATCAACTCACTCTAATTGCAGCAGGTTTTGGCGCTTCAGATGCACGAGTATTATTTGATCTAAATGGGCAAGCAGGTTTAGTAAATATTGATAATGTATCACTAGTACTACAGTAA